In Hemiscyllium ocellatum isolate sHemOce1 chromosome 20, sHemOce1.pat.X.cur, whole genome shotgun sequence, one genomic interval encodes:
- the nhp2 gene encoding H/ACA ribonucleoprotein complex subunit 2-like protein, with product MKSPKVRKDKAERPEYEETEKTYEELVANVNPIAQPLASRKLSKKLYKCVKKAAKVKQIRRGVKEVQKFINKGEKGIVLLAGDTLPIDVYSHLPILCEDNNLPYAYIPSKMDLGASAGSKRPTCVILIKPHEDYQEAYSECLDEVQSLNLPV from the exons ATGAAGTCGCCCAAGGTGAGGAAGGATAAGGCCGAGAGGCCCGAGTACGAGGAGACGGAGAAAACCTACGAGGAGCTGGTGGCGAATGTGAACCCCATCGCGCAGCCGCTGGCCTCCAGGAAACTGAGCAAGAAGCTGTACAAATGCGTGAAAAAAG CTGCAAAAGTGAAACAGATTCGTCGAGGCGTGAAAGAAGTTCAGAAATTCATCAACAAAGGGGAGAAAGG GATTGTTCTATTGGCTGGTGATACTCTGCCAATTGATGTTTACAGCCACTTGCCAATCTTGTGTGAAGATAACAACCTTCCGTATGCTTATATACCATCCAAAATG GATTTGGGAGCTTCTGCAGGATCCAAACGACCAACGTGTGTGATATTGATTAAACCTCATGAAGACTATCAGGAGGCATACAGTGAGTGTTTAGACGAGGTGCAGTCACTAAACCTTCCTGTTTGA